From Punica granatum isolate Tunisia-2019 chromosome 1, ASM765513v2, whole genome shotgun sequence:
GACGATCCAAAACACGAGCACTCGTGGACCTTACCGACTCATCATAGTGATCGAGCTGTTGGATGATGCTGATATTTTCGGGGTCCACGTCCTATAGCGCTGCCCGCGCTGCCACCACCATGTTGGTGGTGGAGTGGAGATCGGTGGTGCTGGTGCTGTCGTTTATGTGAGGAGGAGGAAGCCTCATCCCGATGTCTTGAGAGCCGATTGGCGGACTTTGATTCCTTCAGTTTCTCTTTAATGGAGCTTATAGACACCAGCTTGGCCAGAACCTCATCCATGGATGGCCTGTTCTTGGGGTCGCCTTCGAGGCACTTGAGTATGAGCTCAGCTGCCTGCAACGCCCCACTCATGGGGTACTGGCCATCGAACCTTGGGTCCATGATCTTCTTCAGCTGCTTCTCCTTGGAGAGCAACGGCTTGGCCCACTCCACCAAGTTGGTCTCGCCAGTAGGGCGGTTCATATCCAGGGCCTGCAGGCCCGTCAGCATCTCCAGGAGAACGACCCCGAAACCATACACGTCGCTCTTCACGTATAGATGCCCTATATTAAGTACAATTCCAGGATTCATCGGTTACTACCAAGATCATTCAActcaatatgtatatatgtgtcaTACTTGAAGGACACAAATGTACGTATCAGGTCCTTACCGGTGGCAACATACTCGGGCGCTGCATAGCCGTACGTGCCCATCACTTGGGTCGTCACGTGAGAGTTACCATTTGCCGGGCCCAACTTCGCGAGGCCAAAATCCGAGAGTTTTGCATTATAATCCTAATCAAACGCAAGAATGATGCTTAGAGAAATACTGAAAGTAAATTAATTCTTCCCAAATTGAAAATAGATAAATTAAAAGGCTAATGAAATCACGAAATTACTTCTTACCCCGTCCAGTAATATGTTGGAGGACTTGAAATCTCGGTATATAACCGATTTCTCCGTTGTATGCAAGAAGGCGAGACCCCGAGCTGCTCCAATTGCTATCTTTATTCGAATATCCCAAGGAAGTGGTTCGGGGCACTCTACAACAACAAATTATCAATGAGCAGTGAAATTAGAGATATGTTGTTTCCAGTCAAAGAAATTTTGTTCTGTTAAATAATTATCTACAGCTTTATTCAATTTGCTCCAAAGACTGGAGGAAActgttttccttttgttttccaAACTACAAAGACATGTGAACACATACTTCCTGTCGAAATTAAGAATGCTAATTTGTTTAAcgaagaattaaaattaatctaatacttacttttaaaaagataattttctAAGCTTCCTTTTTGCATGTATTCGTAGACGAGGAGGTAATGTTTGTCCTCCCAGCAGTATCCGATCAATTTTACCAAGTTTGGATGAAGAAACTTCCCCAAGAATTTGACTTCTGCCTGCAATTAATATTCCACACAAAtgcaatattaatttattatcaataatctctttaatatatataatcagaATAATTGTGTATATGtttctaatttattaaaattacaaagCAACGCAACTTGGTATATGACCCTTTATCTATTGTGCAAGCGGAAGGGAAAGAAGTCGATCAATGTAGTTAGACTATCTTAAATGGCAAATTGGGAGTCATTCAATATGTTACGATTTTACGGAGCACTAGTTAACTAACACGCTGCGTTTCCGATGAGTTCTAATAAACAACTTCCCGGACAGTTTTCTCATCAAACAACACTAAATATGCTCTCaatgataattaaaattgattatttttcaCATATGTTGTACTGCTAATGCTGACAGTCACTCCGGATCTCAAAGAATAGTAAAACTGCCGACACTCGGgaccatattttcaatatatatatatatatatatttgtaaggCTTTATGGATTGATGTCACATTTATGTCAGGCACACATAAGAAGAGAGAACATTAATGGGATTGGGTGGTCGAAAGTTATGAGGTTTGATCCCAATTGCTGATGTGAACAAGCCGCAATATAGCGCCCATCAATTTTGAAGTAAAAGGAAGCAGCAAGTGGCAAATACTTTTTAGGGCACGGGCGGTTAATGGCAACTAACTCATAAATTTACTAAGGGCACTAAGACTGATTACTTGCTAAGTGGGTAAATTTCTATTATAGTTGAGATTACTTATGAATGATGATGAATTGCCTAACAAAAGcatctaataattaataattaactaCCCTGAAACCCCTACAATTAAAAATCCCCTGCATATATAGATAGGGGATTACGCTCTACAATTGTCCTGAAAAACACGTGGTTGTGTGCCTATGgagtaatttattatatactaGGTAAAAACACCCACGTTGTGTCTCAAATAATTGTTCATGTAATATTAAGAAACAATTATTTATTGTACTCacatatttattaataatgataatatcttaaaataatatgttCGGAGTGTTTATATGTCCATGAATTATACTTATAAAAATAGTTCATGAATTATAAACGCATTACAAGATAACTATCATTATTAATCTTTAATTGATCTTATTCtagaaatttaaatatttgaaacaaCCAAACATATAAAACAActgataaaaatataatatattgatattatttttagtATGATAACTCGCACTTTGTTGCGCGTCTATTTCTTATGAAATCTAACCGTCATATCGAGACAATctatgtttttgtttttgatatTCCAATACAAGGGTCACAATTATATCTATAATTTTATACAATCTTTAAATGTATTCTTTTACATAGACTCTTTGATACTAAACTTGACTTTATGATTATCCTATCTATTAAAATTTAGTATGATTTATCGTACAAATTTAGTTGAGTtcatagtatttttttttataagagcTTATAATGAGTGACAAAATTTATTGCGAGCACatgtttaatataaaattttaagttgGTACATGATGGAACTCATTCTTTCTATATGGcatatttcttaaaaattttcaatgtaAATTTTAGCTTAACTCAATTATTGGgatatttattcatattatCATTGAcgatatcattatttttttattttatggagTGAATTCTAAATGCTTAAATGCATTGACTTTTGAGTAGAAGACTTATTGTTTTGTTCAAGTGAATGGTATGAATAATATGTGAAATTttgcaaataataaattaagggAACATGATGTAGTTAAGATAATAAAAATCCCTCACagtttataaatttatgaaaaataaataaggaaTGAAATAAATGCTCATATTTGGGTCTAGACAAAAggtaaaatttagaaaatgtggaaatgaaaaagaaatgaaacatTGGAAGTGACAAAAAATTCCCCACTAGCAAcctgaaatttgaaaaaaaaattatcctaGTTTATACATCTATTAATTATCTTTGATACGaaatactttaattttttaaaatagttGGTACGACCATAATGACCTGATCATTTGCCTCAAAGAATTAGCCGAATTATTTATCATCTTAATTTGGGTTGGATCTCAAAATACCACCTTATTTGGATCGGATTCcagaatatttataaaaaaaaaaggaataattttaaagaagaaaatttttttggtgaaatttttaggaaaaaaagaagaagaaagatgagaGTAGGAAAATATACCCACTCTCCCCCTTGTCTCAAAATGGGACCTAAAA
This genomic window contains:
- the LOC116188929 gene encoding probable serine/threonine-protein kinase PIX13 produces the protein MGNYCCCHILQAHQVNHHISPNPTKTSSPGGSSFDKDIKQLVPTPARTSSGNGKAPAEGTTKQPVPVALPPVGKVITPNLRTYTLAELKSATRNFRPDTMLGEGGFGRVFKGWVDEKTFAPAKVGVGIPVAVKKSNPDSEQGMNEWQAEVKFLGKFLHPNLVKLIGYCWEDKHYLLVYEYMQKGSLENYLFKKCPEPLPWDIRIKIAIGAARGLAFLHTTEKSVIYRDFKSSNILLDGDYNAKLSDFGLAKLGPANGNSHVTTQVMGTYGYAAPEYVATGHLYVKSDVYGFGVVLLEMLTGLQALDMNRPTGETNLVEWAKPLLSKEKQLKKIMDPRFDGQYPMSGALQAAELILKCLEGDPKNRPSMDEVLAKLVSISSIKEKLKESKSANRLSRHRDEASSSSHKRQHQHHRSPLHHQHGGGSAGSAIGRGPRKYQHHPTARSL